The Astyanax mexicanus isolate ESR-SI-001 chromosome 12, AstMex3_surface, whole genome shotgun sequence genome window below encodes:
- the nfu1 gene encoding NFU1 iron-sulfur cluster scaffold homolog, mitochondrial yields the protein MAAYRSSGVLRTLPPLLAALRGPTCSYHAAVLSRPRFNTVVMRTLPQAPTSMFVRNMFIQTQDTPNPNSLKFLPGRIVLESGTMDFASARDAFCSPLARQLFRIDGVKGVFLGPDFITITKTNSDAEWKVIKPDVFATIMDFFTSGLPVVSEDAVPSADTAPSDDDDEVVSMIKELLDTRIRPTVQEDGGDVLYRGFEDGIVKLKLQGSCTSCPSSIVTLKNGIQNMLQFYVPEVEGVEQVKEEVEDVEQEAQR from the exons ATGGCGGCGTACAGGAGTTCGGGAGTGCTGCGTACCCTTCCTCCGCTGCTCGCGGCTCT AAGAGGTCCTACATGCAGTTATCATGCAGCTGTGCTCAGCAGGCCTCGCTTCAACACTGTGGTTATGAGGACATTACCACAAGCACCAACATCCATGTTTG TGAGGAACATGTTCATTCAGACTCAGGACACTCCAAACCCGAACAGTCTGAAGTTTCTCCCCGGCCGCATCGTGCTGGAGTCGGGGACGATGGACTTCGCCTCGGCCAGAGATGCCTTCTGCTCCCCACTGGCCAG GCAGTTGTTCAGAATTGATGGAGTCAAAGGGGTCTTCCTGGGTCCAGATTTCATAACCATCACGAAG ACTAACTCGGATGCAGAGTGGAAGGTGATCAAGCCGGATGTATTTGCTACCATTATGGATTTCTTCACGTCTGGacttcctgttgtttctgaggATGCAGTTCCTAGTGCAGACACCG CCCCctcagatgatgatgatgaagtcgTGTCTATGATCAAAGAGTTGCTAGACACACGGATTAG ACCCACAGTGCAGGAGGATGGTGGGGATGTGCTGTATCGCGGGTTTGAGGATGGTATTGTGAAGCTGAAGCTCCAGGGCTCGTGCACCAGCTGCCCCAGCTCCATCGTCACTTTAAAGAATGGCATCCAAAACATGCTGCAATTCTACGTCCCTGAAGTGGAGGGTGTGGAGCAG GTGAAGGAGGAGGTTGAGGATGTGGAACAGGAAGCCCAGAGATGA